In a genomic window of Numenius arquata chromosome 5, bNumArq3.hap1.1, whole genome shotgun sequence:
- the CHIC1 gene encoding cysteine-rich hydrophobic domain-containing protein 1, with the protein MSVLLPNMADFDTIYELEEEEEEEEESEPVVRSQELPRPRDAPDPVAVRGAGHITVFGLSNKFDTEFPSVLTGKVAPEEFKTSISRVNACLRKNLPVNVKWLLCGCLCCCCTLGCSLWPVVCLNKRTRRSIQKLLEWENNRLYHKLGLHWKLSKRKCETSNMMEYVILIEFLPKYPIFRPD; encoded by the exons ATGAGCGTACTACTCCCCAATATGGCGGACTTCGACACGATCtatgagctggaggaggaggaagaagaggaggaggagtccGAACCGGTGGTACGGAGCCAggagctgccccggccccgcgATGCGCCGGATCCCGTAGCGGTACGGGGCGCCGGGCACATCACCGT GTTTGGCTTGAGCAACAAGTTTGATACAGAATTTCCTTCTGTTCTGACAGGGAAG GTTGCCCCAGAAGAATTCAAGACCAGCATCAGCCGGGTGAACGCCTGTTTAAGAAAGAACCTCCCCGTCAATGTCAAGTGGCTGCTCTGtggctgcctgtgctgctgctgcaccctgggctgcagcctctggccCGTCGTCTGTCTTAACAAAAGA ACTAGAAGATCAATTCAGAAGTTATTAGAATGGGAAAATAACAGACTATATCATAAG CTTGGTTTGCACTGGAAGCTGAGTAAAAGGAAATGCGAAACTAGCAATATGATGGAATAT GTAATATTAATAGAGTTCTTACCAAAATATCCCATATTTCGACCTGACTGA